The genomic segment CTGCATGGTTGGTGGGGGGATCATTCTGCCTATGCCAACATTTTTCCTTATCTGGACACGGACACATTTTCTTACGTGTTTATGGATTACCGCGGCTATGGAAAATCCCGTTCCATGACGGGCGAACACAGCATAAAGGAGATTGCTCAGGATGTGCTGGCGCTGGCCGATCATCTGGGGTGGCCGAAATTCCATGTCATGGGGCATTCCATGGGCGGCATGGTGGTGCAGCGGCTGATGGCGGATGCGCCGACGCGGCTCAAAAGCGCCGTGGCGGTCACCCCGGTACCGGCGTGTGGCGCGCCGCTGGATGATGAGGGGAAAGAATTGTTTCACAATGCCGCGTCACAGGATGAAAACCGGCTGGCCATTCTTAACTTTCTGACTTCGGGCAGGCTTTCTGAAAGCTGGTATCGATATATGGTCCGCCGGTCGCGCGAGACCACAACGGAGGCGGCTTTTCATAAATATATGCTGGCTTGGACGGAAACCGATTTTGCGGAAGACGCGCGTGGGGCCGAAGTGCCGCTTCTGTGTCTGGTGGGTGAATATGACCAGGCCATTACCGCCGATGCCATGCGGCAGACCTGTCTGGAATGGTACCCGAAGGCCACGTTGGACGTGATGGCGAACAGCGGTCATTTTCCCATGATGGAAACGCCGGTGCAATTGATCACCATGGCCGAAACCTATATGAAAA from the Luteithermobacter gelatinilyticus genome contains:
- a CDS encoding alpha/beta fold hydrolase, whose product is MTEQKLVGHTVFGSGPEKVIVLHGWWGDHSAYANIFPYLDTDTFSYVFMDYRGYGKSRSMTGEHSIKEIAQDVLALADHLGWPKFHVMGHSMGGMVVQRLMADAPTRLKSAVAVTPVPACGAPLDDEGKELFHNAASQDENRLAILNFLTSGRLSESWYRYMVRRSRETTTEAAFHKYMLAWTETDFAEDARGAEVPLLCLVGEYDQAITADAMRQTCLEWYPKATLDVMANSGHFPMMETPVQLITMAETYMKKHC